The sequence CGTGCAGCTTTGACGGCACGTCCGCGGTGTCGGAGATAACCTCGAAGAGGTCGTAGCGACGCTTGCAGAATTCAATGCGCCGCGCGCTGATCTCCAGCAGGATTACGCGCGCTCCGGCCAGGAGGGCGAAGGTCAGCACGGATAATCCGATGGGGCCGGCGCCGATGAGCAGGACCGTCTCGCCCCTTTCGATCGCGGCGCGGTCCACGGCGTGGGCGCCGATGCCCAGGGTTTCCACCAGGGCCAGCTGTTCGAGGGACATGACATCGGAACGCAGCAGCTTTTCGGCAGGGAGCACCAGGACGTCCCGCATGCCGCCGTCCACGTGCACGCCCAGGACGTCGAGATTCGAGCAGCAGTTCGTCTTGCCCATGCGGCAGGGCACGCAGTCCCCGCAGTCCATGTAGGGCACGACGGCGCAAAGGTCGCCTGGATGGATGTGCGTCACTTCCCTGCCGGCCGCGATGACCTCCACCCCCAGTTCGTGCCCGAGAATGCGGGGGTAGTCGAAGAAGGGCTGCGTACCCTCGAAGGCGTGCAGGTCCGTGCCGCAGATCCCAACCCGGCGAATGCGAACCAGTACCTCTCCGGGCCCCGGAGGCGTGGGCTCGGGGGTATTCTCCAGGACGAAACGGCCGGGTTTTTCGAGAACGATAGTGGGCATGCGGGTAGGACTCGCTTTCAGGTGAGCAGGGCGGACAGCAGGGGCGGCTTGCGTTCAAACTTCTCGACGTACGCTTCGAAGGT comes from Gemmatimonadota bacterium and encodes:
- a CDS encoding zinc-binding alcohol dehydrogenase family protein: MPTIVLEKPGRFVLENTPEPTPPGPGEVLVRIRRVGICGTDLHAFEGTQPFFDYPRILGHELGVEVIAAGREVTHIHPGDLCAVVPYMDCGDCVPCRMGKTNCCSNLDVLGVHVDGGMRDVLVLPAEKLLRSDVMSLEQLALVETLGIGAHAVDRAAIERGETVLLIGAGPIGLSVLTFALLAGARVILLEISARRIEFCKRRYDLFEVISDTADVPSKLHALLGGELPTAVFDATGHAGSMTQAHDYVSNGGRLIYVGITGSRISFDGPAFHRREMTLLGSRNARTVDLQRVIGHIEAGRIDTSPWITHRADPEGMLVDFPSWLDPESGVVKAVLEMA